GGCCCGATAAAATGGCTGAATTCACCGGGAGAAATTTCGCCCAGACCTTTAAATCGGGTGATCTCTGGGTTGGGGCCTAATTCATTGATGGCATTCACCCGCTCTTCATCATTATAGCAATAGGTCGTCTTTTTCTTATTCCTTACACGAAATAATGGAGTTTGAAGGATAAAGACATGTCCTGTCTTAACCAGATCAGGGAAAAATTGCAGGAAAAATGTCAGCAATAATAACCTGATATGCATTCCATCAACATCGGCATCGGTAGCAATAACTATATAATTATATCTCAGGTTTTCAATATCGTCTTCAATATTCAATGCAGCCTGCAGGAGATTAAATTCTTCATTTTCATAGACCACCTTTTTATTCATTCCAAAGCAGTTCAATGGCTTACCTTTTAGTGAAAATACAGCCTGGGTATTCACATCACGGCTTTTTGTAATACTTCCGCTGGCTGAATCACCTTCAGTGATAAATAAGGTAGTTTCAAGTTTACGTTCATCATTTGAATTATAATGAACCCTGCAGTCCCTGAGTTTTTTATTATGAAGACTGACTTTCTTAACACTTTCCTTCGCTAACTTTTTTATGCTGGCTAACTCTTTACGCTCTTTTTCATTCTGCAGGATTTTCCTGTATAAAGATTCAGCCACATCGCTATTCATGTGGAGGAAGTTATCAAGGCGTTTCTTAAGGATATCTGTAATAAATTTATTCACGGTAACGCCACCGGGTTCCATGTGAGATGAACCAAGTTTTGTTTTGGTCTGGGATTCAAACACCGGTTCTGAAACCCTGACACTGACTGCAGCAACCAATGATGACCGGATATCACCCGGTTCGAAATCTTTCCCGTAAAATTCTCTGACTGTTTTTACAAATGCTTCACGGAAGGCGGCAAGATGAGTTCCACCCTGGGTAGTGTGCTGGCCATTGACAAATGAATAATATTCTTCACCTGATTGCCGCGAACTATGTGTAAATGCGCATTCGAAATCATCTTCCTTAATATGAATAAGCGGGTAGAGTTTAGGATTGCCATTATTCACCTTCTCGAGCATATCCAGCAAACCATTCTTAGCCTGGAAACGCTGCCCGTTGAAATATATAACCAGGCCGTTATTGAGGTAACAATAATTCCAGAGCATCTGCTCTATATACTCGGGGATGAAATGGTAATTTACAAACAGGCTTTCATCGGGTGTGAAGGTAATCAATGTACCATTCCGGAGTTCACATGGTTCTTCCCCAGTCTCTTTCACCAGGTCACCCTTGGCAAAATTTACAATATTTGTTCGCCCGTCACGGATCGACTGAGCTGTAAAATGGCTGGATAATGCATTAACTGCCTTAGAACCGACACCATTTAATCCCACAGCTTTCTTAAAAACCTTAGAATCGTATTTTGCACCGGTATTCATCTGGCCTACGCACTCTATGAGCTTTCCAAGTGGAATCCCCCTGCCATAATCACGTACACTCACCGACTGATCTTTAATCACCACCTCAATCGTGCGGCCATGGCCCATTACATACTCATCAATAGCGTTATCCGTGATTTCTTTCAGGAGAACATAAATACCGTCATCATGAGAAGATCCATCTCCCAATTTACCAATGTACATACCCGGACGTTGACGGATATGCTCATTCCAGGCTAATGACCTGACACTGTCTTCGTTATAACTGCCTTGTGTTTCCATAATTCTGAGGCAAATATAGATCAATTGAAAATTCTAAACAGGCCATGTAATGCCCTTTTTAGCAGAAGTTATGCACAGGGGGCTGTTCTTAATCCGTGAAAAAAAGTTGAAAAATGAGATGATGAACTGCTCCTTGAAAGAATCACAGTAGTATAAGACAAAAGTCAAATAAGAAATACTGTATCTTATAATTTTAAAAGCCAGCAATCAGGAAATGAGGGCTTTAGTTCTTTTATCCTTGTTTTGGCCTTTGATTCGGTAGGATATGAGCCAAGTGAAACCCTGAACCGATCGGCTGACTTAACAACCATTGCATCATTGTAACCCTTGATTTTTAAATCACTGACTTCCTGTCTGGCTGGTTCTTCAGTTTTATGACTTGCAACCACAATAAAATAATGATGTGATTCTTTATTATCAGCATCAGTTGTGATTTCCAATGCTTTTGCTGCATTATTTTCCTTCTTAATGACTTTACCATCGTCAACTTTTAGATCCTGGGTTTTAGTGGCCAAATGCTGAACTAAAGAATCTGTTCCACAAATAAGGATATTGGAGGGTTTGTCATTTTTATCGCCCATCCACAGAACTGCATACCCATTCTTTACCCCGACACCCATGGCTTTCCATTCTTTGGATTGCCATTTGCCTTTATTAAGAATCATTTCCCTTGAAGCCTGGACCTGTTTCCAGAGCTCAAAAGCTTCAATCGCAGAAGCAGATTCCTCCTCCCAGTAAACCAGTTCATATCCTTTACCCGTATAATCAGTAATTTCAGAGGGTTTGCTGTTCATACACCGGATCCCTTGCGGATCCTTGTTGGAACAGCAGGAAGACCATCCCGGACCTTCTGTCCAGCTATTCAGGTTGCATCCACTTTCCTGGGGTTTCCAGGTCAGCAGGTTTTCAATGTGAATGCGCGAAACCAGGCTTAGTGAACCCGATAAAGGAATAACTGAAAGCTTACTTTGTTTTCTCAAGTCATTCACTAGATTGAAGAGAATCATTTCTTCCTGCGACACACAGAAATTATCTCCGGGGTCATTGACTGTTTTAACAGGTACATCCTGTGAATGACCGTTTAAATGAAAAAACAGGATGATGCCCAGAAAACAAATGATTATACGCATACGATCAACAAATAAGAAATACTATCCTTCTAACATTCATTTACGCTGTAAAGATACGTCAATTGTCAGTTTCATCAAAGAAAACAACTGTATTGAAGTGTCGGCTCTTTCCTCCCGATATTCAAAGTCTGTTATTTGAAAATAAAGATCTTGAAGACTGCACCTACCTGGTGAAAGAAAGATATTTTTTTGAATTCCGGAGGAGTAACTGATTGCATCTTCAGTATCAATGTCTGAAGGTAGTCAACAATGTGGGCTTCACCGTTGTAATTGATCCATTCTGCATCATCTATTGGTTTATGGTAATCATCATGTAAGCCCGTAGTGAAATAGATCACAGGAATCCCTTTCTCAAGAAAGGGGTGATGATCGGAAAAGGCGGGAGCACCTTTCGTTTTTTTGAATTTGAAATCACCTTTTCCCATTGATTTTAATATTTTGTTCCAGGTACGCGATGATCCTAACCCCAGGACAAACAGGTTGTTTT
This genomic interval from Bacteroidales bacterium contains the following:
- a CDS encoding type IIA DNA topoisomerase subunit B, whose protein sequence is METQGSYNEDSVRSLAWNEHIRQRPGMYIGKLGDGSSHDDGIYVLLKEITDNAIDEYVMGHGRTIEVVIKDQSVSVRDYGRGIPLGKLIECVGQMNTGAKYDSKVFKKAVGLNGVGSKAVNALSSHFTAQSIRDGRTNIVNFAKGDLVKETGEEPCELRNGTLITFTPDESLFVNYHFIPEYIEQMLWNYCYLNNGLVIYFNGQRFQAKNGLLDMLEKVNNGNPKLYPLIHIKEDDFECAFTHSSRQSGEEYYSFVNGQHTTQGGTHLAAFREAFVKTVREFYGKDFEPGDIRSSLVAAVSVRVSEPVFESQTKTKLGSSHMEPGGVTVNKFITDILKKRLDNFLHMNSDVAESLYRKILQNEKERKELASIKKLAKESVKKVSLHNKKLRDCRVHYNSNDERKLETTLFITEGDSASGSITKSRDVNTQAVFSLKGKPLNCFGMNKKVVYENEEFNLLQAALNIEDDIENLRYNYIVIATDADVDGMHIRLLLLTFFLQFFPDLVKTGHVFILQTPLFRVRNKKKTTYCYNDEERVNAINELGPNPEITRFKGLGEISPGEFSHFIGPSMRLDPVILKHSGDIDSMLSYYMGKNTPERQRFIIENLRLEDDVLPETKPKEVVVAL
- a CDS encoding SPOR domain-containing protein, which encodes MRIIICFLGIILFFHLNGHSQDVPVKTVNDPGDNFCVSQEEMILFNLVNDLRKQSKLSVIPLSGSLSLVSRIHIENLLTWKPQESGCNLNSWTEGPGWSSCCSNKDPQGIRCMNSKPSEITDYTGKGYELVYWEEESASAIEAFELWKQVQASREMILNKGKWQSKEWKAMGVGVKNGYAVLWMGDKNDKPSNILICGTDSLVQHLATKTQDLKVDDGKVIKKENNAAKALEITTDADNKESHHYFIVVASHKTEEPARQEVSDLKIKGYNDAMVVKSADRFRVSLGSYPTESKAKTRIKELKPSFPDCWLLKL